One part of the Chloroflexota bacterium genome encodes these proteins:
- a CDS encoding TIGR03619 family F420-dependent LLM class oxidoreductase, with protein MRLGFGLSPFQRYPDLAALQQTLRLAEEMGLDAASIGDHAVMPYSHAKTVSPFWHDPIVTGTVIATGTKRLGILYNVFVLPYHHPVILAKSLATLDVFSGGRVTVGVGVGWIKEEFEALGVPFNERGALTDEYIKVMRTLWNEEKPAFQGQYISFDNIAFQPRPLQRPLPIIIGGGTQKTLERAAALGDGWHPLGRTWSTLTKDVAELKRLLAARGRSMEGFRMGYTLYYSGAAGQTQRHTSLAGGEEASSLSTDIGEAREQVARLKELGVSYITLRFRGLTHTELCEAMARFAKDALPKLR; from the coding sequence ATGCGACTCGGCTTCGGCCTCAGCCCGTTCCAGCGCTACCCGGACCTGGCGGCGCTCCAGCAGACGCTGCGCCTGGCCGAGGAGATGGGCCTGGACGCCGCAAGCATCGGCGACCACGCGGTGATGCCCTATTCCCACGCCAAGACGGTGAGCCCGTTCTGGCACGATCCCATCGTCACGGGGACGGTCATCGCCACCGGCACCAAGCGGCTGGGCATCCTCTACAACGTCTTTGTCCTGCCGTACCACCACCCGGTGATCCTGGCCAAGTCCCTGGCGACGCTGGACGTCTTCTCCGGCGGGCGGGTCACCGTGGGCGTGGGCGTGGGCTGGATCAAGGAAGAGTTCGAGGCCCTGGGCGTGCCGTTCAACGAGCGCGGGGCGCTGACGGACGAATACATCAAGGTGATGCGCACCCTGTGGAACGAAGAGAAGCCCGCCTTCCAGGGGCAGTACATCTCCTTCGACAACATCGCATTTCAGCCGAGGCCGCTGCAAAGGCCCCTGCCCATCATCATCGGCGGCGGGACGCAGAAGACCCTGGAGCGCGCCGCGGCCCTAGGCGATGGCTGGCACCCGCTGGGACGCACCTGGAGCACGCTGACCAAGGACGTGGCGGAGCTGAAGCGCCTGCTGGCGGCGCGCGGGCGCAGCATGGAAGGCTTCCGTATGGGCTATACGCTCTACTACTCCGGCGCGGCGGGACAGACCCAGCGCCACACCTCGCTCGCCGGGGGAGAAGAGGCTTCCTCCCTCAGCACGGACATTGGCGAGGCGCGGGAGCAGGTGGCGCGGCTGAAGGAGCTGGGCGTCTCCTACATCACCCTGCGCTTCCGGGGCCTGACGCACACGGAGCTGTGCGAGGCCATGGCGCGGTTCGCGAAAGACGCGCTGCCCAAGCTCCGGTAA